A single window of Gopherus flavomarginatus isolate rGopFla2 chromosome 15, rGopFla2.mat.asm, whole genome shotgun sequence DNA harbors:
- the PRKAB1 gene encoding 5'-AMP-activated protein kinase subunit beta-1 gives MGNTSSERAGMERHGGHKTPRRDNSGGAISTKEGDRPKILMDSPEDADLFHSEEIKAPRAREEFLAWQQDLEVSEKVPVQNRPTVFRWTAGGKEVYLSGSFNNWSKLPLTRSHNNFVAILDLPEGEHQYKFYVDGQWTHDPSEPVVTSQLGTVNNIIQVKKTDFEVFDALMVDSQKCSDMSELSSSPPGPYHQDPYVSKPEERFKTPPILPPHLLQVILNKDTGISCDPALLPEPNHVMLNHLYALSIKDGVMVLSATHRYKKKYVTTLLYKPI, from the exons ATGGGGAACACAAGCAGTGAGCGAGCTGGTATGGAGCGTCATGGGGGCCATAAGACGCCCCGAAGAGACAATTCTGGTGGAGCCATTAGTACAAAAGAAGGTGATAGACCAAAAATCTTGATGGATAGTCCTGAAGATGCAGACTTGTTCCATTCTGAGGAAATAAAG GCTCCGCGCGCGAGAGAGGAATTTCTAGCTTGGCAGCAAGATCTGGAAGTGAGTGAAAAAGTCCCTGTTCAAAATCGGCCAACAGTGTTTCGCTGGACTGCGGGAGGGAAAGAGGTTTATCTGTCAGGTTCCTTCAACAACTGGAGTAAACTTCCTCTTACAAGAAG CCACAATAACTTTGTAGCAATTCTGGATCTTCCAGAAGGAGAGCACCAGTACAAGTTCTATGTGGATGGTCAGTGGACGCATGATCCTTCGGAG CCAGTAGTAACCAGCCAGCTTGGTACGGTTAACAACATCATTCAGGTGAAGAAAACTGATTTTGAAGTATTTGATGCTTTAATGGTGGACTCCCAAAAATGCTCAGATATGTCTG AGCTATCAAGTtcacccccaggaccctaccACCAGGATCCCTATGTTTCTAAGCCAGAGGAACGCTTCAAGACTCCACCTATTCTTCCACCACACCTGCTGCAGGTGATCCTGAATAAGGACACTGGCATTTCT TGCGATCCAGCTCTACTTCCTGAGCCCAATCACGTCATGCTGAACCACCTCTATGCACTTTCTATCAAG GATGGAGTGATGGTACTCAGCGCCACTCATCGTTACAAGAAAAAATATGTGACTACATTACTGTACAAGCCAATATGA